A genome region from Paradevosia shaoguanensis includes the following:
- a CDS encoding Hsp20 family protein: protein MQSIDFSPFYRSTVGFDRLFSRLDNLQEAKSYPPYNIERVGEDNYRVSIAVAGFASSDIAIESKENGLTIKGARAPETAEKPREFLHRGIAERAFELRFQLADYVEVTGANLENGLLHIELKRVLPESKKPRQIAINTETKSLEGQAQVN, encoded by the coding sequence ATGCAGTCCATCGATTTTTCGCCCTTCTACCGCTCGACCGTCGGTTTCGACCGTCTGTTCTCGCGCCTGGACAATCTCCAGGAGGCCAAATCCTATCCTCCCTACAACATCGAACGCGTCGGTGAGGACAATTACCGCGTTTCGATCGCCGTCGCCGGCTTCGCCTCGAGCGACATCGCCATCGAAAGCAAGGAAAACGGCCTGACCATCAAGGGCGCCCGGGCTCCCGAAACCGCCGAGAAGCCCCGTGAATTCCTGCATCGCGGCATTGCCGAGCGCGCCTTCGAGCTGCGCTTCCAGCTTGCCGATTATGTGGAAGTGACCGGCGCCAACCTCGAGAATGGTCTCCTCCACATCGAGCTCAAGCGCGTATTGCCCGAGAGCAAGAAGCCGCGCCAGATCGCGATCAACACCGAGACCAAGTCCCTGGAAGGCCAGGCCCAGGTCAACTAA
- a CDS encoding alpha/beta fold hydrolase, translating to MNVVVDPNGPPLAATPSNPVPEGARAGYFVTSDNVRLRYALFPRKGEVPRGTVCILQGRAEFIEKYFETIADFQARGFAVATFDFRGQGGSERVVPGRLGYVDRFEDYWTDLRSFHAGILLPDCPPPFYLVAHSMGGLVALDAGRRDRLMFDRLFLSAPMIALEGVGMSMAGASRLANVLSFLGLGRLPLPGHDKPMVEKTFPDNPLTGDRARYLRNGEVLAAQPNLATGAPTIRWAAAATEMMGEAARDRFPGSVRIPVLMLAAARDRVVSTPAIEQLGLRMRTGRHIVIPGAQHELFMETDPIRGQVLAAFDAFITEQSG from the coding sequence ATGAATGTCGTCGTCGATCCCAACGGGCCGCCGCTGGCGGCTACGCCGTCCAACCCGGTGCCGGAAGGCGCGCGGGCCGGCTATTTCGTGACGAGCGACAATGTGCGGCTGCGCTATGCACTGTTCCCCCGGAAAGGCGAAGTGCCGCGCGGCACTGTCTGCATTCTCCAGGGTCGCGCTGAATTCATCGAAAAGTATTTCGAGACCATCGCCGATTTCCAGGCGCGCGGCTTTGCCGTGGCGACGTTCGATTTCCGCGGGCAGGGCGGGTCCGAGCGCGTCGTTCCCGGCCGGCTCGGCTATGTCGACCGCTTCGAGGATTACTGGACGGATCTGCGCAGCTTCCATGCCGGCATCCTGCTGCCCGATTGCCCGCCGCCCTTCTATCTCGTCGCCCATTCCATGGGCGGGCTCGTCGCCCTCGATGCCGGGCGTCGCGACCGCCTGATGTTCGACCGGCTCTTTCTCTCAGCCCCGATGATCGCGCTCGAAGGCGTGGGCATGAGCATGGCCGGGGCCTCTCGCCTCGCCAACGTGCTGAGCTTTCTCGGCCTCGGTCGCCTGCCCCTGCCGGGCCACGACAAGCCGATGGTCGAAAAGACCTTCCCGGACAATCCCCTGACCGGCGACCGCGCGCGCTACCTTCGGAACGGGGAAGTGCTTGCCGCCCAGCCGAACCTCGCCACCGGCGCGCCGACCATTCGCTGGGCCGCCGCGGCCACCGAAATGATGGGTGAAGCCGCCCGTGATCGTTTCCCCGGCTCGGTCAGGATTCCCGTCCTGATGCTGGCCGCCGCCCGCGATCGCGTCGTTTCGACCCCAGCCATCGAACAACTGGGCCTGCGCATGCGCACCGGCCGCCACATCGTCATCCCCGGCGCCCAGCACGAACTCTTCATGGAAACCGACCCGATCCGCGGTCAGGTTCTGGCCGCGTTCGATGCATTCATCACGGAGCAGAGCGGCTAG
- the hisN gene encoding histidinol-phosphatase: protein MTGTNSARTPLAGLAPAQILETLLLAADAAARETLPRFRSPLAVENKLADGFDPVTEADKQAEIAVRALISSRYPDHGLIGEEWDPKLSDNPCQWIIDPIDGTRAFISGVPVWGTLIGFMVNGAAEAGLMAQPFTGETYLGLPGRTVYRRGEEEIVLRTSAVTDLERAKLSTTTPDLFVQTGTERPWNALRSRVLQTRYGLDCYAYCLLAAGHIDLVVEPGLKNVDIAPLVPIITNAGGVVTTWDGGAPEEGGNCIAAATPELHAAAMAVLRAG, encoded by the coding sequence ATGACTGGCACCAATTCTGCCCGTACGCCGCTTGCCGGCCTTGCACCCGCGCAAATTCTTGAGACGCTGCTTCTGGCCGCCGATGCCGCCGCACGCGAAACCCTGCCGCGCTTCCGCAGCCCCCTGGCTGTCGAGAACAAGCTGGCGGACGGCTTCGACCCTGTAACCGAAGCCGACAAGCAGGCCGAGATCGCCGTGCGCGCGCTCATTTCCTCGCGCTATCCCGACCACGGGCTGATCGGGGAGGAATGGGACCCGAAGCTGAGCGACAATCCCTGCCAGTGGATCATCGACCCGATCGACGGCACGCGCGCCTTCATCTCGGGCGTCCCGGTCTGGGGTACGCTGATCGGCTTCATGGTCAATGGCGCCGCCGAAGCGGGGCTGATGGCCCAGCCCTTTACCGGGGAAACCTATCTGGGCCTGCCCGGCCGCACGGTCTATCGCCGCGGGGAAGAGGAAATCGTGCTCCGGACGAGCGCGGTGACCGACCTGGAACGCGCCAAACTATCGACGACGACGCCCGACCTTTTCGTGCAGACGGGGACGGAACGGCCATGGAACGCCCTGCGCTCTCGCGTGCTGCAGACGCGCTACGGGCTCGATTGCTACGCCTATTGCCTGCTGGCGGCGGGGCATATCGACCTCGTGGTCGAGCCGGGGCTCAAGAACGTGGATATCGCGCCGCTGGTGCCGATCATCACCAATGCCGGCGGCGTGGTGACGACCTGGGATGGCGGGGCGCCCGAGGAAGGCGGCAATTGCATCGCCGCGGCGACGCCGGAATTGCATGCGGCGGCCATGGCGGTGTTGCGGGCGGGGTAG
- a CDS encoding N-formylglutamate amidohydrolase: MQSDYWDKPAFETIRPRRLIAPLVFNSGHSGRDYPKRFLDMTRLDHLSIRQSEDAFVDELFARAPHLGAPLLRAHFPRAYLDVNREPWELDPQMFDEPLSERCNTTSPRVAAGLGTLARVVAENKPIYRDRLTLDDARTRIEGIYLPYHATLQKLLSEALTQFGVAVLVDCHSMPRLARSGDKAAPDIVLGDRYGTTCAPILMDLVETVFSGAGLKVARNRPYAGGYATRTYGRPQYGVHAVQIEISRHLYMNEVTLSRNDSFDAVRQLVERLIFALIGLDLTMLATTKAAAE, encoded by the coding sequence GTGCAGTCCGACTACTGGGACAAGCCAGCCTTTGAAACCATTCGGCCACGTCGGCTGATCGCCCCCCTCGTGTTCAATTCCGGCCATTCCGGCCGCGACTATCCCAAGCGCTTCCTCGACATGACGCGGCTCGACCACCTGTCGATCCGCCAATCCGAAGATGCGTTTGTCGACGAACTCTTCGCCCGCGCCCCGCATCTGGGCGCTCCGCTCCTGCGTGCGCATTTCCCGCGCGCCTATCTCGATGTGAACCGCGAACCCTGGGAACTCGACCCCCAGATGTTCGACGAGCCGCTCTCGGAGCGCTGCAATACCACCTCCCCGCGCGTGGCCGCCGGGCTGGGCACGCTGGCGCGCGTCGTGGCCGAGAACAAGCCGATCTATCGCGACCGGCTGACGCTCGACGACGCCCGCACGCGCATCGAGGGCATCTACCTGCCCTATCACGCCACCCTGCAGAAGCTCTTGAGCGAAGCGCTGACCCAGTTCGGGGTGGCGGTGCTGGTCGATTGCCATTCCATGCCGCGCCTGGCGCGCAGCGGCGACAAGGCCGCGCCCGACATCGTGCTCGGCGACCGCTACGGCACGACCTGCGCGCCGATCCTGATGGATCTGGTGGAGACGGTGTTTTCGGGCGCTGGCCTCAAGGTCGCCCGCAACCGGCCCTATGCCGGCGGCTATGCCACGCGCACCTATGGACGCCCGCAATATGGCGTTCATGCCGTGCAGATCGAAATCAGCCGGCACCTTTATATGAACGAGGTGACGCTCTCGCGAAACGACAGCTTCGATGCGGTACGGCAATTGGTGGAGAGGCTGATCTTCGCGCTGATCGGGCTCGACCTCACCATGCTGGCCACCACCAAGGCGGCGGCTGAATAG
- the cpdR gene encoding cell cycle two-component system response regulator CpdR, with protein MKRILLAEDDNDMRQFLTRALKNAGYEVVSFDNGRSAYERLREEPFSLLLSDIVMPEMDGIELARRATELDPDLKVMFITGFAAVALNPDSDAPRDASVLSKPFHLRDLVNEVERLLAA; from the coding sequence ATGAAGCGGATACTGCTCGCCGAAGACGATAACGACATGCGCCAGTTCCTGACGCGTGCGCTCAAGAATGCCGGCTATGAAGTCGTGTCGTTCGATAACGGCCGCTCGGCCTATGAGCGGCTGCGCGAGGAGCCTTTTTCGCTTCTCCTGTCCGATATCGTGATGCCCGAGATGGATGGAATCGAGCTGGCGCGCCGCGCCACCGAGCTCGATCCGGATCTCAAGGTGATGTTCATCACCGGCTTCGCCGCCGTGGCCCTCAACCCCGACAGCGACGCCCCGCGCGACGCCTCGGTGCTGTCCAAGCCCTTCCACCTGCGCGACCTGGTCAACGAGGTTGAGCGGCTTCTCGCCGCCTGA